A stretch of the Nicotiana tabacum cultivar K326 chromosome 6, ASM71507v2, whole genome shotgun sequence genome encodes the following:
- the LOC107764430 gene encoding (-)-isopiperitenol/(-)-carveol dehydrogenase, mitochondrial-like: MQKLEGKVAIVTGGASGIGEAAARLFAHHGARVVIADIQDEKGRALAESIPLQRCSYVHCDVSDETQVKAMVDWTVQKYGQLDIMFSNAGVVGNSGQKVLDLDLSEFDRVLRVNARGMAACVKHAARAMVEKRVRGSIICTASIAASRAGPWRTDYVMSKHAVLGLMRSASRQLGEYGIRVNSVSPSAVMTPIMLSAEQETSMKVLKMYGNLTSLKGITLTVKHLADAVLFLASDDSAFVSGHDLVVDGGLLCLPSPNSSL, translated from the coding sequence ATGCAAAAGCTTGAAGGCAAAGTGGCCATAGTGACGGGTGGTGCCAGCGGCATCGGGGAAGCAGCAGCACGCCTTTTTGCCCATCACGGCGCACGCGTTGTCATCGCGGACATCCAAGATGAAAAGGGCAGAGCTTTGGCGGAATCCATCCCTTTACAGAGGTGCAGCTACGTGCACTGCGACGTCAGTGATGAAACTCAAGTGAAAGCCATGGTGGATTGGACGGTCCAGAAATATGGTCAACTCGACATCATGTTCAGTAACGCAGGAGTCGTTGGTAACTCCGGTCAAAAGGTACTCGATCTTGATCTATCCGAATTCGACCGTGTGTTAAGAGTCAACGCACGAGGCATGGCAGCGTGCGTGAAGCACGCGGCACGAGCCATGGTGGAGAAGCGCGTTAGAGGGAGCATCATTTGTACAGCCAGTATTGCGGCAAGCAGGGCAGGACCATGGCGGACGGATTATGTAATGTCGAAACACGCTGTGTTAGGACTAATGAGATCAGCTTCAAGGCAATTAGGTGAAtatggaataagggtgaatagtGTTTCGCCATCTGCAGTAATGACGCCAATTATGTTGAGTGCGGAGCAGGAGACATCAATGAAGGTTCTGAAAATGTATGGGAATTTGACTAGTTTGAAGGGAATTACACTAACGGTGAAGCACTTGGCGGATGCAGTTCTGTTTCTAGCTTCAGATGATTCTGCATTTGTGAGTGGCCATGATTTGGTGGTGGATGGTGGCTTGCTCTGTCTTCCATCTCCAAATAGTTCATTATGA